TGAgaggtttatttttcttcatggTACAAAATTGTTCGTAAtatgaaaaaacataaaaatggcATTAAAAGATGATAATGAGGGTTTTTGAAGACTTGATGAATTCTCGAATGCTTTCAATATTCTTATAATTCTCTCAAAATTAAGGCGAGGATCGTGTTACCATTGAAGAATTATGGGTAATTTACTAAATGAGAATTAGCCAATGGATATTTCCAAGTCATCCATCCACAAACTAACTTTTACTTCacttataaatttgtttatgtGGCTAGTTTTTATTGATTGATGGATAAATTATTCGCAATTCTTCAATAAACATGTTTTTCTTATTCTTCGCAAACCTTTTACTAAAAAGGTGGAATATCCCCCCTCCACCCTCTTTGCAACGTCCTCGTCTCTTCCTTCAAACTCCCAAACAAAGCATCCTGATGATAAAAGTGAATGACACATACTCGGTTAGATTAGACACAATAACTTTGTCACTAAGTTATTTGTTTTAGTCATTCGATTTAAAATCGATACTTGAGATCTTTTATAGTTAGTGTGTAATttgaatcatcaacaattaaCAACCCAAGTGTCAAACACACATGTAACTATGCTATATTTTTGCACTAGACAATCAAGATCTTATTAACTCCTCCCAAACATCCTCCGAAACCCTCTGTCTTTGCAACACAagaaaaatcaatattattcGTTTACAAGTGAATACGCTAATGAGTAATGACACATTCTATTTATATCACACGTTACTTCTACATACAACATGgaacaacaaaatttaaaaacacaaCACAAACAACTCGTACATAAATATTTCAATTGAATTTATTCAACTGGAGTTTTCATTATAGTTGTGTTCATATtatatttactaattttaagttttaactttCACGTCCCTCAAAATATGAATATTCATCAATGTATATTCTCTAAACGAATCTTCATCACTTTCAAATTATTCTCCAACTAATTATCTTTGGCTGCATTTGAGGTATTGTAGTATAGGTTATGAATCAATAAATTCATCATCCCACATGAAGGGTTACAATAAgacttcttcttcatcaacaaacaataaaatcatAACACTAGGGAAATTTCCAATCCAACTCATCTCATATTTGAAAAGTGATGGAGAAATCTCTACCATGTTTAAAGTTAGAGTACGAGCAAATTATGTGATTTTAACTCTTCAATGAAAGATAAAatagagaaaagaaagaatgaggaacaagttatatttttaaaatactaatattataaaatcaaatgatCATATCATTCATATTGACTTATAAGTTATGACAGTAAAACTTAACTCAATTGACATTGTTAGATTAAACACTTTTACTCAATTTTGAATGTAGAATTTCAAAATTGTGTGTATGATGAATTTTAGTGATACATTACTAGACACTCTATATAcgagagaagaaaaaattggaaaagAGACTACCATGTCCCaatattttttgtgaaaataataataataataataataataataataattaaatcttccaatttttgtatttttaaataagcaaaataaaatactatttgTCCCGGTacttaatataataaaatttttacttttagattcgtagaatgtttgatgtatttggtctaaaaaatggaccagatacatcaatcatttcatgaatctaaaaaataaaaactttcttatataaaggactagagggagtattacAGAGCACTTGAATGAGATGGTAAAaaatatcttacagctaatcgaATGTCCTGAGTCCGAAAAATCCAGCCATGAACAAGCATAAATCTTAAATCTTCTTAGATTTGAATTATCTAAAGTCATaatttcttacattttttttatatctatacGAAATTTTAGAGtatttttctcaaaagtagGATTTTTGCTCATAAAGATTCTTCGGTGGAGATGTTGTTTGGCAAGGTAAAAAGATTATCATGGTAGTGGTTGAAGACTAGAAAGAAAAgttttaattatgatttgaaTATGTGGTGGTTAAATCTATTGTCTTGCTTAGGATTTTAATTGAGCTTCTGACCGTTAATATTCTTAGGTGAGAACTCACTTAAGAATTTCTCGTGTGTAGAAGTTGTAAACTCCTTAATTAAGCACATCTTGTGCCTAACTATATTTCCATGTATAACATATTTCTttgacttcttaaaaaaaaatccaattttatagatgatattttttttcacaaGTAGTCTAGCGGCTAAAAATTTCATCATTTGAATAAATTGATGACTGGTGTTTAAAACCCCGACTCCAAAAATAATCTAATATTCTggcaactgagttaaactcacggaTAAAATGATATTCTAATTAATGCAACAGAAAGATACACTCGGACAATCTCTCGCCTCATATATCTATCATCCCTTCCAATTTTCAGTTGAAGTGTCGTTCGTGTATTCAACTGCAATGGCTACTACATCTTTTCGATTACCAATATCCATGCCAACTTCATCAACCTCTTCTTCTCGTTTCACTCCAAGAAGATTGAAAACTCTTAGAACAATTAACGCAATTAGTAAATCCAAAATTCCTATGCCCCCTTTCAACCCTAACGACCCTTTTCTCTCCAAACTCGCTTCCGTCGCTGCTTCTTCCCCTGATACACTTCTTAAACCTTCCTCTAATCCCGATAATCTTCCTTTTTTGGATATTTACGATTCTCCTCAACTCATGGCCAATTCCGCagtaaattcaatttttcatttctttatttttctgttaaCCTAATATTCTATTTCTTGttagaaattgaaaattagtaGAAACTATTGTTCGTAGGTTAATTTTGATCCATTTTAGTGTTAAAAGTTTTACACTTTCAGCAAATCACGATTAGAAGTATGTTGTTtgcattaattttaattattatccttttttttttgtggtaaaTTGAAATTaggtattttaaaattttaattttaattaattatcattATCTGGTGTGATTGAAATAGGTTGCAAGGGCTTCTGCTAGATATGGCGGCAGGGGACGTGTCAGAAGGCCACCACCTGACCTGCCTTCATTACTGCTCAGCGGTCGAATTGTTTACATTGGCATGCCTGTAAGTGTTCAATTATGCAGCATTTAGTGCTATTTTTGGTGTTTAATTGTTTACAACTGTATTGCTTATTATTGTCTTAGGCTTGAGTGAGTTTCACGCTTATTCTGGTAGTTAAACTTGTATTAATTTGTACTTTTGTTGGTAATTGCAAGTTGTAGTTATAAGGTTAATGTCTTATTGTGTGATAGGATTGAGTTTTGCACTAATTCTGTTATGCGTATATTGGTTTATTCTTTTTTCGCTATTGCAATTTGTACAAACTGTTATGACTGTTTCTAGTTTCTTCCTGTCAGTTGGTGTCGGCTGTCACAGAGCTTGTTCTTGCACAGCTTATGTTCCTGAATTCTGTGGAACCTGAAGAACCGATATATCTCTACATAAATTCCACTGGGACTACACGAGCAGATGGAGAAACGGTAATTGGCTAACAGCTTGCTCTTTAAATTGAAATGCTTGATGTTCTGTCTGCACTTTGGCACATCATTTGTATGGTTCATATCTCTGTAAGATAACCGTCTCCTCCCTCCTTTCTTACCTTCTCAATCTCATCTCGTGCATTTGTTGTTCTTGACTTTAGGTGGCATTTGAGACAGAAGGTTTTGCCATTTATGATGCATTGGGTCACATGAAATGTCAGGTTTGTTTGTTCTCGTTGACAAAGGACAAATGACAATGCACTTCAAATGGTTTGACAATATTGTGGGTTGCTTTGATTTATGGAAATTGTGAGGCATAATGTAATTGGGCTGTTGTATAACTAATTCATGCTGCTGGTAGCATGGTGGCACAATAACTTGTGTTTATAATAACTGCATGCATTCTTTTTAGTGCCACAGTTAAATATCCTGTCTCTTTGATAATATTTGAAAACATCCCGTCTCACGTTTGTGCCTTTTGCATCCTGAGCAGATAAACACACTCGGATTGGGAAATGCTATTGGTCAAGCCTGTTTACTACTTGCAGCAGGGACTCCTGGCAGACGCTTTATGATGCCGCACGCAAAAGGTACGGTGTGGGCCCAATTGTTTCTATGTTTTTGTTTGTGGCTCTTTAATTTTTCACGGATTTGATTTGATACTTTTCTACTGGGTACTGTTTCAGCCATGATTCAGCAGCCTCGTGTCCCATCATCTGGGTTGAGATCTGCAAGTGATCTTTATATTCATGCAAAGGAGGTTAGTCAAATTTATTTTGCTacgttgtgttttttttttttaggaatgCCGAAGtttagttttgttattttttttcttctcatgtTAGTGTCTAAGAATTGGCATGTTCGTGTAACACTTTTTTTATGGGATCAATTTTCTTATTACTAAGCATTTCACGTTCATACTTTGTTTATGTTGAAATTTTTATAGTCATTTCAATTATGGTTCTCGAGTTTCATATTCATTTCCTCTCATTATGAATATAATATCTTGATGTAATTCCTTACTATAATTGagcataattttaaatttttatcttaCTATCCAAACCTAATTTCTACAATCAGCTGGTAAATGTGAATTTGGGCACCTTTTAGTTCAAGACTTGCGATTTATATTCACTCAAATATTCCACAGTTACCCCCGGATATTTGGAATGGATCATTCTTTCTTCCATGTGTAGTTTCGATTCTGTAATTTGACTCTAAATGTGAACCTGAACATCTTTCATAAACCTATGCATCTATCTATTTATCTCCACTCTTGATGTTCTTTTATTTAGACCTAAATGTCCAACTATGTCTCTGAAATATTTGCCCGTACATCAAAATTTTCAGGTGGTAACAAACAGGGACACTCTAGTTAAACTACTGGCCAAACATACGAGAAATGTGAGTATGATGCATTAGGTATTGgatatcatatttattcaatgaACATGGGAGAGAATCTAATATTTTGTTATTCGCTTATTTTCTAAACTACTAGTCTGAGGAGACAGTTGCTACCAAGATGAGGAGACCATTTTACATGGACGCACCATTGGCTAAGGAATTCGGGGTCATTGACAAAGTAAGTGCTAATTTACACCAGATTAAGAgtctgtttctttttttaatgaaaatcaattttatttaaaaaaaaatcaaatttgaagaTTTGCGGGGCAAATTACTTCAGCatacaatttaaaatcatgtttttaaaaaataaaaacaaatgggGTCTTGGTAAGTAGATTATCTTCTTCAGTCTATGCTCTCAAGCATGCTTTGCTGACCAAACCAATGTTGGAACACGCTGTTCCCAGATTCTTTGGCGTGGCCAGGAGTCGCTTATG
This genomic interval from Trifolium pratense cultivar HEN17-A07 linkage group LG6, ARS_RC_1.1, whole genome shotgun sequence contains the following:
- the LOC123890930 gene encoding ATP-dependent Clp protease proteolytic subunit-related protein 3, chloroplastic isoform X1 encodes the protein MATTSFRLPISMPTSSTSSSRFTPRRLKTLRTINAISKSKIPMPPFNPNDPFLSKLASVAASSPDTLLKPSSNPDNLPFLDIYDSPQLMANSAVARASARYGGRGRVRRPPPDLPSLLLSGRIVYIGMPLVSAVTELVLAQLMFLNSVEPEEPIYLYINSTGTTRADGETVAFETEGFAIYDALGHMKCQINTLGLGNAIGQACLLLAAGTPGRRFMMPHAKAMIQQPRVPSSGLRSASDLYIHAKEVVTNRDTLVKLLAKHTRNSEETVATKMRRPFYMDAPLAKEFGVIDKILWRGQESLMAEVPTREDWENGTAGAKLGAKSGNRF
- the LOC123890930 gene encoding ATP-dependent Clp protease proteolytic subunit-related protein 3, chloroplastic isoform X2, giving the protein MQQKDTLGQSLASYIYHPFQFSVEVSFVYSTAMATTSFRLPISMPTSSTSSSRFTPRRLKTLRTINAISKSKIPMPPFNPNDPFLSKLASVAASSPDTLLKPSSNPDNLPFLDIYDSPQLMANSAVARASARYGGRGRVRRPPPDLPSLLLSGRIVYIGMPLVSAVTELVLAQLMFLNSVEPEEPIYLYINSTGTTRADGETVAFETEGFAIYDALGHMKCQINTLGLGNAIGQACLLLAAGTPGRRFMMPHAKAMIQQPRVPSSGLRSASDLYIHAKEVVTNRDTLVKLLAKHTRNSEETVATKMRRPFYMDAPLAKEFGVIDKILWRGQESLMAEVPTREDWENGTAGAKLGAKSGNRF